A genomic region of Phocoena sinus isolate mPhoSin1 chromosome 18, mPhoSin1.pri, whole genome shotgun sequence contains the following coding sequences:
- the LOC116743001 gene encoding 40S ribosomal protein S15-like — protein sequence RADQIVEVEQKKQRTFRKFTCRGVDLDQLLDMSYEQLMQLYSARRRRRLHRGLRRKQHALPQRLRKAKKEAPPTEKPEVVKTRLRDMIILPELVGSMVGVYDGKTFNQVEIKPEMIGHYLGKFSITYKPVKHGRPGTGATHSSRFIPLK from the coding sequence AGAGCCGACCAGATAGTGGAAGTGGAGCAGAAGAAGCAGCGGACCTTCCGCAAGTTCACCTGCCGCGGCGTGGACCTCGACCAGCTGCTGGACATGTCCTATGAGCAGCTGATGCAGCTGTACagcgcgcggcggcggcggcggctgcacCGCGGCCTCCGGAGGAAGCAGCACGCACTGCCGCAGCGGCTGCGCAAAGCCAAGAAGGAGGCGCCGCCCACGGAGAAGCCCGAGGTGGTGAAGACGCGCCTGCGCGACATGATCATCCTGCCCGAGCTGGTGGGCAGCATGGTGGGCGTCTACGATGGCAAGACTTTCAACCAGGTGGAAATCAAGCCTGAGATGATCGGCCACTACCTAGGCAAGTTCTCCATCACCTACAAGCCTGTGAAGCACGGCCGGCCCGGCACTGGGGCCACCCACTCCTCCCGCTTCATCCCCCTTAAGTAG